A stretch of Lactuca sativa cultivar Salinas chromosome 6, Lsat_Salinas_v11, whole genome shotgun sequence DNA encodes these proteins:
- the LOC111913878 gene encoding uncharacterized mitochondrial protein AtMg00810-like encodes MIVQIYVDDIIFGSTNPKLTVEFQKLMETKFEMGSMDPINFFLGLNIRHSLEGIFINQEAYTKTLLVKFGMVGDSKVKVPMALRMKLTPSFDKPAADITPYRQMIGSLM; translated from the coding sequence ATGATcgttcagatttatgttgatgacatcattttcggaTCTACTAATCCTAAATTAACTGTTGAATTCCAAAaactgatggaaactaaatttgaaatgggCTCAATGgatcctattaactttttccttggtttaaacattagacacaGTTTAGAGGGGATATTCATCAACcaagaagcttacacgaagaccttGCTAGTGAAATTCGGTATGGTGGGTGATTCAAAGGTCAAGGTTCCAATGGCGTTGAGAATGAAGCTTACACCATCCTTCGACAAGCCGGCAGCAGATATAACTCCATATCGACAGATGATTGGGTCTTTAATGTAA